One genomic region from Sulfuriflexus mobilis encodes:
- a CDS encoding DUF1272 domain-containing protein — protein sequence MLELRPTCENCNKQLPPNSQEAMICSYECTFCKKCVDEILQNVCPNCGGGFCHRPIRPENNLKNNNYLGAHPASVKIIHKPVDELNHQTLINVVNGRKPYER from the coding sequence ATGCTTGAATTACGCCCAACATGTGAAAACTGTAATAAGCAATTGCCACCTAATTCTCAAGAAGCAATGATATGTTCATATGAGTGTACATTCTGTAAAAAATGCGTTGATGAAATTCTTCAAAATGTTTGCCCAAATTGTGGTGGTGGCTTTTGTCACAGGCCAATAAGGCCAGAAAATAATCTAAAGAACAATAACTACTTAGGCGCTCATCCTGCATCAGTTAAAATAATACACAAGCCAGTAGATGAACTGAATCATCAAACATTAATTAATGTTGTAAATGGTCGAAAACCTTATGAACGCTAA